A stretch of DNA from Ranitomeya variabilis isolate aRanVar5 chromosome 1, aRanVar5.hap1, whole genome shotgun sequence:
TGCCTGGTATTCACATGGGACAAGACTGCAGTACCAGGCACCACCATGCATTGGAAGGGGGCACTGTCTCTAGAGGGTAAGGCTCCCTGGGGGAATTCGAGATTCCCCACAGATGATCAGTGATGTTTAAACCATTTTTGgtggggctatttgtgactggcatAAACCCCTCAACAATCCTGCTACATGTGTGCGGATTACACATGGCCGTGTGCCTGCTGGGTGGTGGCGCCGTTGTTCATGACTTTGCTCTCGCTGCAGGGTGTGGATGACGCAGATACCAGTGACCTGTGGTCCGTCTAATTGGACTGATTGGCCTTTGCAGCGTCTGATGGGGGGAGTAGTGCTTGTTTTGTCATTCCGTGGCCGTGTCCGGTTCATTAGTTTCATTCATCCTCGGCGCAGCCTGTGTCACAACTCCACGTAACCCAGAACTTTCTCTCCACAGGACGGGAACGCGTGGAGCAGCTGGCAGAGAACACCCGCTACTTCAGACGTCGCCTCACAGAGATGGGGTTCATCATCTATGGAAACAGCGATTCCCCTGTGGTGCCACTAATGCTGTACATGCCGGCAAAGATCGGGTAAGGCTCTGCCTCGGGAAGGGTTAACGAGGGACTGTTCCCTTAAGCCAGAGGTTCCATATGAATATAAGGTCTCGGAGGTAAAGCTGCATGACAACCAATATGGTGTCCAGGACGGGGGCACACGGGGGTTGTCACCCACGCACCTTGAATCCTCAGGCTTTCAGTTGCCCTTTATCTGGCTCTCCCTAAAATAACACAATTTCTGCCCGCCTGGATAAGAGGAGAGACCCCCCCAGGCCTGGAGTAATCTGGGTGCACGCTGTAATTACAGCTGGGGTAGGGGGATCATCGCCAGGTGTTGTCCTGAGTTTGCTGCCCCCTGATGATATTTCAAGGCACTGCACATCGGACACTCACGCTCATCTTCCTCTCCACAGGGCGTTCGGACGAGAGATGCTGAAAAGGAACATTGGAGTAGTAGTTGTGGGGTTTCCTGCCACCCCAATCATTGAGTCCAGAGCACGGTTCTGTGTTTCTGCCGCTCATAGCAGGGAGATGCTGGACGAGGTAAGAGACCTGGTCATGGCAGTGGGTAGACTGAGCACGGCTGGGGTCCTCCGCCATCAGCTCCACGGGCACCATTAGCAACGGCTCAATACTCTGCAGTTTCTGAACTGACCCCCGATTCTCTTGCAGGCTCTGAATAAGATCAGTGAGGTCGGAGACCTTCTGCAGCTGAAATATTCCCGCCACCACTTTGTGCCGCTGCTGGATCGGCCGTTTGATGAGACCACATATGAAGAGACTGAAGACTGACCACGCGGGGCTGGCACCACTCCACCACCGGCTGGCCGGGTCCTCTGTGCCAGCCGTCAGCCTCCGCACCCAtttttatatttgtatattttCTTTTCCATTTTACATTCTATTTATTCTGGATGGGACCGGTGACGACTTTCCTCCGTCTGAGGCCTTCACTCCATGTTTAATCTCTGTGGGGGCGGATTTCTACATTTGTTTGTCGATCTGCGGTGGAGGAACAGCACAGGTGCTACTTATTGTGCTGACCTGAGGCGCTGAGGCCGGACCCCTGACGATGACGCACCATAGTGAGTCCGGGAGGGCATTACTCTATCATCTGATTGTACATGACCCTGGGGTGTGATGGTCTGTTGTGGCGGGTGTTGTGAGATCCGATGTCCTCAGTCCAACCCTGGACTGGGGTCTCCAGCATCACTAGTGTTAAATGTTCCCTGACAAAGAAACTTTAATCCTTTCCAGTCCAGCAGCAGCACTTACTAGGAGTCAACTCACTGGCCGCTGCTTTTTTCCTAAAATGTCCTGTCATTGCGGGGACTGACGAGACCAGTGGTTGTGGGACCAGTATAAGGTGCTGGGTGTCTCATTCCCGCTGTTTTTACGCTCTTTTTGCTGCTTTGGAAAATGCACATTCCTCTTTTCTCTGACTAACTCCTTGTTGTGGGTCAGGCCCCTGCGGTTTGGCCCCAGGGAATAATCATCGAATGGCCTTCAGTTGTTTTCTTTGTGGCATGACGTTTGGATGTACTGAGCCAAAAGAATTCACGCTGCACCGGACTCAGCAGAGACTCAGCTGCTAATCaataaaagttcatttattttcagGTTGTTGCCTTGTTGTCTTATTGTCTGTACGTTACTGTCAATCACCCTATCCCGGTCTGCGCACAGGAGCCGCTGGGCACAGCTTGAAGCTGTCACTGATCTAGGTACCCACCCGCTCACAGCATGGACAGAACCCCGCAAGAAATTCAGAGGGGCACATACAGCCGAAGAAGCCCCAGACATGGAGTAGCCTCTCTACTCACCTCCAGAGCAGCGACCACAAGTCTGCTCAGTAATTACCGTGGATATTTACACATTGTGTGGTCTCTGTGCCAAGCAATGCTGGGAGTGCAGCTGGAGAAGGCAACACAGGCTCGTTCTCAATAAAAATGTGGTTGGGGGTCTCACACATGTATACagtctggttgtcagcagtaatagaTGATGATGTGGTGGTtcagtataaggggtgtggtctcatgtcTGATCACGTCATCGGTGATGTCATCAGAGGTGCTGAGTCTGCTACGTCTCCCCCCAATGTCATCTGCTCACCCTTCCGGCCCTCCCCGATATCTACTGTGCATCATCCGTCCCCTCTCTTTCAGCAGTGTCGTCCGCGCACCTGTCTGGTCCCTCCCCGATGTCTGCTGCCCTCCGGTGTTGTCGGAGCACCGTTTCCTGGTGTCGCCCGCGCACCATTCCCTTTCCCTCCCCGGTGTCTTCCGCACACCCTCAGTTCCCTCTCCCCGGTGTTATCTGTGCACCGTCTGCCCCCTCTCCCTGGTGTCGGTCTCCCTCTCTTCGGTATCATCCACATGCCATCCGTTCCCTCTCCCTCCCGGTGTTGTCTGCGCACCGTCCGCCCCCCCCTCTCTCCCCCTGGTGTCGGCCTCCCTCTCGAGTGTCCTCCACATATCATCTGCTCCCTCTCCGATGTCATGTGCGCGCTGGCCGTTTCCTCTCCTTTTCCGGTGTCGTCTGCGTACCGGCTGCCGCCTGTCCTATTTCCATTACTGATGTTGTTCGATCACCGTCCGCCCCatctcactcctcggtgttgtccgcAAACTGTCCGCCCCCTTTTCCCCTCTCTGCGATGTTGTTTGTATACTTTCTGTTCCCTCTTCCTCCGTGGTGTCATTCGTATCctgtccatcccctctccctccccTGTGTCGTCCAACATACCGCCCGTCTCCGGCGTCCGCTGCACACTATCTGTCCTCTCTCCATTCCCGGTGTCCGCGCACCGTCCACCCCGCTCTCCCCCCAGTGTCGTCCGAGTATCACCCGTCCCCGGTGTCGTTCGTATCCTGTTTGTCCCCTCTCCCTCCATCGCACTGCCTGTATCCTCTTCCTCCCCTGTATCGTCCAAGCACCGCCTGTCTCCTCTCCTTTCTCCGGCCACACCCTATCTGTCCCTCTCTCCATTCCCGGTGTCTGCGCACCGTCCACCCCTCTCTCTCCCCCCAGTGTTGTCTGAGTATCATCCGTCCGCGATGTCGTATGCCGTCCGTCCCCTTTCCATCTGCGGTGTTGTCCGTATTccgtccgtcccctctccctccgcTGTGTCGTCTGTATTCCGTCCGTCCCCTCTGTCTGTCGTCCGTATTctgtccgtcccctctccctccacGGTGTCGTTCGTATCCTGTTTGTCCCCTCTCCCTCCATGGCTCTGCCTGTCTCCTCTTCCTCCCCTGTATCGTCCACGCATCGCCTGTCCCCTCTCCGGCCGCACCCTATCTGTCCTCTCTCCATTCCCGGTGTCCGCGCCCCATCAACCCCTCTCCCCCAGTGTCGTCCGAGTATCATCCGTCCGTGATGTCGTATGCCGTCTGTCCCCTCTCCCTCCGCTGTGTCGTCCGTATTCCGTCTGTCCCCTCTCCGTCTGCGGTGTCATCCGTATTCCGTCTGTCCGTTCTCCCTTGTCGTCCGTATTCCGTCCATCCCCTCTCCGTATGCGGTGTCGTCCATATTCCGTCCGTCCCCTCTCCGTCTGCGGTGTCGTCCGTATTCCGTCCGTCCCCTCTCCCTTGTCGTCCGTATTCCATCCGTCTCCTCTCCCTCCGCGGTATCATCAATGTACTGACAGCCCTCTCTCCCTCCCCGGTGTCAGCCGCGCACCGCCAGTTCTCTCTCCGGGAATGTACTTGTTCTGGTATCTGTTCGTTCTCCCCTTCGTTACCTCCTTACATACCTGATGTTCCGCTGGCTCCGCCCCCCTGGCCAGCGCTGCATTCTTTTTGTTCTTTGTCCCGCCCTGTAGATATCAATGACGtcacaatcccgcccccagcatCGGAGGAGAccggagaacggtggagatggggcTCCGGGTCTGCGCGGGGAGCACGTGAGGCGCCAGTGACCGGACCATGCACGGACTGCTGCTGCTCCTGatcctccatccgcagctgcccgcAGGGGCCCCAGCTGGGACTGCACAGTCCGCCCAGGTGAGAAGTGTCAGCTCCGGGGGCTACAAGGAAACGGGACCGTGTGTGATCAGGGACCAGACATGAGATCCTGGAgttttagattgtcagctctgtggACGATTAGACGTGAGGTCCtgggattagattgtcagctctgtggACGAAGAGACGTGAGATCCtgggattagattgtcagctctgtggACAAGGAGACTTGAGATCCtgggattagattgtcagctctgtggACGAAGAGACGTGAGATCCtgggattagattgtcagctctgtggACAAGGAGACTTGAGATCCtgggattagattgtcagctctgtggACGAAGAGACGTGAGATCCtgggattagattgtcagctctgtggACGAAGAGACGTGAGGTCCTGGGATTAGATTATCAGCTCTGTGGACGATTAGACATGAGATCCtgggattagattgtcagctctgtggACAAGGAGACTTGAGATCCtgggattagattgtcagctctgtggACGATTAGACGTGAGATCCtgggattagattgtcagctctgtggACAAGGAGACTTGAGATCCTGgaattagattgtcagctctgtggACGATTAGACATGAGATCCtgggattagattgtcagctctgtggACAAGGAGACTTGAGATCCtgggattagattgtcagctctgtggACGAAGAGACGTGAGATCCtgggattagattgtcagctctgtggACGAAGAGACGTGAGGTCCTGGGATTAGATTATCAGCTCTGTGGACGATTAGACATGAGATCCtgggattagattgtcagctctgtggACAAGGAGACTTGAGATCCtgggattagattgtcagctctgtggACGATTAGACGTGAGATCCtgggattagattgtcagctctgtggACAAGGAGACTTGAGATCCTGgaattagattgtcagctctgtggACGATTAGACATGAGATCCtgggattagattgtcagctctgtggACGAGGAGACGGGAGATCCTGgaattagattgtcagctctgtggACGATTAGACGTGAGATCCtgggattagattgtcagctctgtggACAAGGAGACTTGAGATCCTGgaattagattgtcagctctgtggACGATTAGACATGAGATCCtgggattagattgtcagctctgtggACGAGGAGACGGGAGATCCTGgaattagattgtcagctctgtggACGATTAGACGTGAGATCCtgggattagattgtcagctctgaggACGAGGAGACGTGAGATCCtgggattagattgtcagctctgtggACGAGGAGACGTGAGATCCtgggattagattgtcagctctgtggACGATTAGATATGAGATCCtgggattagattgtcagctctgtgaACGAAGAGACGTGAGATCCTGGGATCAGATTGTCAGGTCTGTGGACCAGGAGACGTGAGATCCTGGGATTAGATTATCAGCTCTGTGTACGATTAGACGTGAGATCCtgggattagattgtgagctctgtgtACGAGGAGGCGTGAGATCCtgggattagattgtcagctctgtggACAAGGAGACTGGAGATCCtgggattagattgtcagctctgtggGTGAGGAAACGTGAGATCCTGGGATTATATTGTCAGCTCTGTGGACGAGGAGACGTGAGATCCGGGGATTAGATTCAGCTCTGTGGACGAGGAGATGTGTGATCCAGGGATTAGATTGTCAGCACTGTGGGCGATTAGGCGTGGGATCCtgggattagattgtcagctctgtggACAAGGAGACGTGAGATCCGGGGAGTATATTGTTAGCTCTGTGGATGAGGAAAGGTGACATCCtgggattagattgtcagctctgtggACGAGGAGACGCGAGATTCAGGGATTAGATTATCAGTAATGTGGACTAGGAGATGTGAGATCTGGGGATTAGATTGTCAGCTTTTTCAATAATTTAACCCTTCATTGTCTTTGTGATAGGATAATTTGGTGACTGCTCCATGGAGAGGGCCCTTAGATGGGTCCCTTGTGCTGGGGCCCAAGGGTTTGGTGTTGTCTTCTGCAGATACTTCTCCTACACCGGATACCACGTTTCTCCTCGACTTGGATGGCAACCTGAGCTCGGAGAACCCCAACATTCAGGTAACACTTGGCTGCGCTGATGAAGTAGAGGGTTATAGGCATGTTCTGATTGGGGCATGGTCTTCCAGGTGACAATTGAGGTGGACCCCAATTCTCAGATGGAGGTGGAGCTGGATCTGTCAGACACACGCACGGACTGGGGGGATCCGGACTGGCGGTCTCAGCATGAGCTTTTCTGGCCACTGTTCTGGGAATATAATGACCTCTCAGATGTGGAAATTTCTACAAGCAGCGAAGGTGTGCGGGCAGAAAATGTGAGTGACTACTCACCACAGTACGAGTGGGAAGACAACGTCCTAAGTGGAGGAGACCATGATGGACGCAGCACACCCAGCGACAAGTGGGTCACAGATGACTCGTATCTTTATGGTGAGGCTGGTGACTTCTCTGCACGCTCCGGGGCCAGATTTGGGGGTTAATTTTCAGATATTTGGGGTTCGGCAGATTACGAGGATGAAGATTGGAGTTCTTGGTCTCCCTGTAGCGCAACGTGCGGTCGGCCTAATCAGAAACGCACCCGGTCCTGCGGATATTCCTGTACAGCAACAGAGTCTCGTGTGTGTGACCTTTCTCCATGTCCAGGTGAAACAGCCAAATATCTGAAGTTGGGGTCCCCATTGGCTCAGGAGTAAATACTGATCTGTTCTCTTGTTTCAGGAGTAGAGGATGATGTGGAGAATTCAACAGTGGTGTGGACAACCAAGGCGAAGACTAAGGCTCCTAGTCCAGAGTCAGGTGATAGTCACCCTTCCATCCTCATGTCCTCTCATCCTCAAACCTTCCTCCTTGTCTTAAAGGGCTTTGCTATCCTTCTATCACTTTTCCTATTTGTCTGCATTGTCCTCATCCCTTCAGTCTTTTTCCTTGTCTGATTGTTTTTTTCTACATCTTTTTCCTCACCCTTTCCTACTGCTCTACATTCACTTGTGCTCTACTTTCTCGCCTCCTACAGTCTTATCTTGTTCCTTCTATCTTATTCCATCTTGTCTTTTGCATCTTATCAGCCTGTCTTGTCTTCCGCTCACATTTTCATGCTCATGgtcttctgcttcttttctttcATCTTTTTTCTTTGCCTTGTGCTCCATCTTTCTTCTTCCTCATCTTACGGTTCTCGTCTGTCAGTAGTGTCCACCTTTCCTCTTCTCTCCAATTTATGCTTCTCTTCACTAGTCTTACCTTCTCCATTCATTTTTCTCAGCCTCCACTTTTTTCTCCTGTTTTCATCACATACATCTCATATCCTCTTCCTCGTCTCATTTCGGTCCACTTCCTTATGTCATGCTTTTTCTCGTTCTCTTCGTCTCTTGCTTCTCTTCTTTTCCCCTTCCTCGTCTCATGCTTCTCTTCCACATCTCGTGTGTTATTTTCTTGTCTTATCTGGTGCTTGTCTTCCTTTTGTCTCTGCCTCCTCTTATGCTGCTCCCCTCTTCTTCCTCAGTCTCCCAGGATAGCTGTGAGCGGTGGCTGACATGTAAGAGTGAGTTCCTCAGTAATTATCTGCATCGGGTGTTGACAGAGTTGCCCAGTTGCCCATGTTTCTACCCCTCTGAGGTGGTGTACAGTTCCTTGGTTCTGCGGGATGAGAAGATGGCTGGCAGTTTCCGCTGGCGCGATGCTAGCGGCGTGCGGGAGAGACTGGATATTTACAACCCTGGCGCTCGCTTCTGTCTGCGCTCTTTGCTCTCCAGGGACAGCAGCAGTCTGGGTGCTCAGCATTGCTGCTACGACTACTCTTTAAGACTGGTGACCCGCGGACGGGCGGCTGGGATCCCCAACCTCATCAGTGCTGAGTTCTCCTCTGAACTTCATTACAAAGCAGATGTTCTGCCGTGGATTCTGTGCAAAGGCGACTGGAGCCGGATTCACCCACTGCGCCCCCCAAACAATGGATACGAGTGCCCAGAGAACCCCTCTGAGGAGGAGTACCAGGCTCAGCTGCAGGAAGCCCAGGACTTCTAGGGCCAGCCATGGACGGGGAAGTCAGATCTATACCAAAGCCTTGTAACATATTGACCGAAAGTAATCATAATGGACCCGACTCCCTGTAGTGGCTTCATGTATTTATCAACAGCATCTTATATAAAGTTACCAAAAGGAAAGAAATATTCCTTGTGTATGGGCTGGAAGTGGTGCAGATGGCGGTGTCCACCCGATGGTCCCGTTGGTTATGATTCGTCAGATGTCTGGCTAGGAATTGTCTTACTTATGCTTTCTGGAGCCTCCTGGTGGTCACTGGAGGACATTACACGATATATAGAGACCACGTCGTCCCCTCTGATAGGAAGTAAAGCAAAGTTTAATAACGTAGCACGAAGCTTAATGGGAACGCGCTCCATGATAGTGATTCAGCCTCTTCCCCCCCCACGGCCACTCGCCCGGGCAGCCTCCTCTTCAGAGTCCCCCCCGTGCCCACTCACCCGAGAAGCCTCCTCTCCAGACTTCCTCTGCGCTCACGCAGCCTCCTCCAGACACTGAAAGGTGCTCATCAGGAGTGGGACATTTCTGAGTCTTTCTTGAGGATTTGTGGGAGTCCCACTGATTGGCAAGTTAACACAGATAATGTGGAAGGTTGTGTATAATCTTATAATGGTGCCCGACCCAAGGAACTGCCTTGCAGCCTCCCAGCAGGTACAGAATGTTTATCAGTCATGCCCCGCAGACCTCATACACCACTCATGTTATGGTCCCATGAACACTCATCACCCCTGGGCACAGTTTCCACACCTCATGCAGCCCCATAAGGCGCCGTTGCTACACCTCGTGCGGCCTGCCCAGGCACTATTTGCACTCCTCGTGCAGCCCCCACCTAGGCACCGTTTCCACACCTCAAGCGCCCCCCCCCTCTTGACGCTGTTTCCACATCTCATGCTGCACCCCCAGGCACCGTTTCCACATCTTGTGCGGCCCCCCCATCCCCCAGAGGCAGTTTCCACACCTCGTGCAGCCACATAAGGCGTCGTTGCCACACCTCGTGCGGCCCGCCCAGGGACCGTTTCCACACCTCAAGCACCCCCTCCTGGCACTGTTTCCACATCTCATGCGGCCCCCCCAGGCAGTTTCTACAACTCGAGCAGCCCCCCAGGGACCTTTTCGACACTTCGTGCAGCTGCATCATCCCCCCCAGGTGCCTCTTCCACATCACCAGCATCCTCAGTGCAGGACCACGCAGCAGTCTGCTACTTTACACTCGTTTATTGGCGATAGTGCACACAGGCGGCCAGGACAACAACATCCCAAGAACCAGTTATCAGCACAGACATTAATCCGGAGCCACCCGCCCGTCCCCCACATTAAATACAATGTTCAGTCCATAACAGCAGATTCATATTTAtataatagtgtaaaaaaaaaaaaaaaaaaacaaacctccccctccccattataagaGCAGCGCCCCATAGCCGAACGTCTGCTTGA
This window harbors:
- the ISM2 gene encoding isthmin-2 isoform X1, coding for MHGLLLLLILHPQLPAGAPAGTAQSAQDNLVTAPWRGPLDGSLVLGPKGLVLSSADTSPTPDTTFLLDLDGNLSSENPNIQVTIEVDPNSQMEVELDLSDTRTDWGDPDWRSQHELFWPLFWEYNDLSDVEISTSSEGVRAENVSDYSPQYEWEDNVLSGGDHDGRSTPSDKWVTDDSYLYDYEDEDWSSWSPCSATCGRPNQKRTRSCGYSCTATESRVCDLSPCPGVEDDVENSTVVWTTKAKTKAPSPESVSQDSCERWLTCKSEFLSNYLHRVLTELPSCPCFYPSEVVYSSLVLRDEKMAGSFRWRDASGVRERLDIYNPGARFCLRSLLSRDSSSLGAQHCCYDYSLRLVTRGRAAGIPNLISAEFSSELHYKADVLPWILCKGDWSRIHPLRPPNNGYECPENPSEEEYQAQLQEAQDF
- the ISM2 gene encoding isthmin-2 isoform X2 codes for the protein MHGLLLLLILHPQLPAGAPAGTAQSAQDNLVTAPWRGPLDGSLVLGPKGLVLSSADTSPTPDTTFLLDLDGNLSSENPNIQVTIEVDPNSQMEVELDLSDTRTDWGDPDWRSQHELFWPLFWEYNDLSDVEISTSSEGVRAENVSDYSPQYEWEDNVLSGGDHDGRSTPSDKWVTDDSYLYDYEDEDWSSWSPCSATCGRPNQKRTRSCGYSCTATESRVCDLSPCPEDDVENSTVVWTTKAKTKAPSPESVSQDSCERWLTCKSEFLSNYLHRVLTELPSCPCFYPSEVVYSSLVLRDEKMAGSFRWRDASGVRERLDIYNPGARFCLRSLLSRDSSSLGAQHCCYDYSLRLVTRGRAAGIPNLISAEFSSELHYKADVLPWILCKGDWSRIHPLRPPNNGYECPENPSEEEYQAQLQEAQDF